The following coding sequences are from one Paenibacillus sp. JDR-2 window:
- a CDS encoding glycoside hydrolase 43 family protein has product MSSTIITNPIIWADVPDIDMIRVGDTFYMVSTSMHSMPGCPIMKSRNLKDWEIVNYVFDRIEDHAAHNLADGKGIYGKGSWASSLRYHNGTFYVCFSSNDMQQFYIYRTEDIENGKWERSVIKGLLHDPALLFDEDRVFVFSGNGDIYMNELTADAASIKPGGIRQLLLEGERDGIGLRIEGCHAYKMNGYYYLFFIDWPRTGHGRRRELCYRSKELLGPYEYKVILDDDLGYRNKGVAQGGIIDTPAGEWYAFLFQDHDAVGRIPCILPMTWQDGWPVIGDGGKAPVTFKTNLPESVSRPLVISDEFDYEENKLALNWQWNHNPDNSRWSVTSRPGYLRLATGDIVDRVVLARNTLTQRTEGPACSGTTVLDLSAMKDGDYAGLVALQSGYGTVGIQATDNGERYVVMGINRGDGGMETVEKLEYNGSRIYVKIDFDFRDSIDLAYFYYSADGAEWKAIGRPLQMKYTLDHFMGYRIGLFNYATKQSGGYVDFDYFRYTRTV; this is encoded by the coding sequence ATGAGCAGTACTATTATAACGAACCCGATTATTTGGGCGGATGTACCGGATATTGATATGATTCGCGTAGGAGACACTTTTTACATGGTCAGCACCAGCATGCACTCCATGCCTGGCTGTCCGATTATGAAATCTCGCAATCTGAAGGATTGGGAGATTGTCAATTACGTATTTGACAGGATCGAAGATCATGCTGCCCACAATCTAGCGGACGGCAAAGGTATTTACGGAAAAGGCTCCTGGGCATCCAGCCTGCGCTATCATAACGGAACCTTCTATGTCTGCTTCTCCAGTAACGATATGCAGCAATTTTATATTTACCGGACCGAAGATATTGAGAATGGGAAATGGGAACGCTCGGTGATCAAGGGGCTGCTGCATGATCCGGCACTCCTCTTCGATGAAGACCGCGTCTTTGTATTCAGCGGCAATGGAGATATTTATATGAACGAACTAACAGCGGATGCAGCTTCCATTAAGCCTGGCGGAATTCGTCAACTGCTGCTTGAAGGGGAGCGGGATGGCATTGGACTGCGTATTGAAGGCTGTCATGCTTATAAAATGAATGGTTATTACTATTTGTTCTTCATCGACTGGCCAAGAACCGGACATGGCCGACGCAGGGAGCTGTGCTATCGCTCCAAGGAGCTGCTTGGGCCTTATGAATACAAGGTCATATTGGACGATGATCTCGGTTATCGCAACAAGGGAGTTGCGCAAGGCGGAATCATCGACACACCGGCCGGTGAATGGTATGCCTTCTTATTCCAGGATCATGATGCGGTCGGACGGATTCCGTGCATCCTGCCTATGACTTGGCAGGATGGCTGGCCGGTGATTGGCGACGGCGGCAAAGCGCCTGTTACGTTTAAGACGAATTTACCGGAGTCGGTGTCTAGGCCGCTTGTGATCAGCGATGAATTTGATTACGAAGAGAACAAGCTGGCATTGAACTGGCAATGGAATCATAATCCGGACAATTCGCGCTGGTCAGTCACTTCCCGGCCGGGTTATTTACGTTTGGCAACCGGCGATATCGTTGATCGCGTCGTATTGGCTCGCAACACGCTGACCCAGCGGACGGAAGGGCCGGCGTGCAGCGGAACAACGGTGCTTGATTTGTCGGCTATGAAGGATGGTGATTATGCCGGTCTTGTCGCACTGCAAAGCGGGTATGGCACAGTGGGCATACAAGCGACGGACAATGGTGAGCGTTATGTCGTAATGGGGATAAACCGAGGCGACGGCGGAATGGAAACCGTGGAAAAGCTTGAATATAACGGCAGCCGGATTTACGTGAAAATTGATTTTGATTTCCGCGACAGCATTGATCTGGCCTATTTTTATTATTCGGCGGACGGGGCAGAGTGGAAAGCGATCGGACGCCCATTGCAGATGAAGTACACGCTGGACCATTTCATGGGCTACCGGATTGGCTTGTTTAATTATGCAACCAAGCAATCCGGAGGCTATGTTGATTTTGACTACTTCCGTTATACGAGAACGGTTTAA
- a CDS encoding DUF1854 domain-containing protein has protein sequence MADLYDIRMFKPEEIYFSRGKGGVLQGVVDGKPYEELVICRTFPFRFASEYISVRTTEGKELGIIRNITELSAECAAELEKELQFRYFLPKVQHITSVKFKSDLWKWEIETHLGETRLTMRNLHEHLQFPGGNRIVLTDMNGKRCEIADWRILDAHSRRQLEDVL, from the coding sequence ATGGCAGACCTATACGATATCCGGATGTTTAAGCCGGAAGAGATCTACTTCAGCCGCGGCAAAGGCGGCGTTCTGCAAGGCGTGGTGGACGGTAAGCCGTACGAAGAACTAGTTATCTGCCGGACCTTTCCTTTCCGGTTTGCTTCCGAATATATTTCGGTAAGAACGACTGAGGGGAAAGAGCTAGGCATTATCCGCAATATTACGGAATTGTCGGCTGAATGCGCCGCTGAACTGGAGAAGGAACTTCAATTCCGATATTTTCTTCCTAAAGTACAACATATAACCAGCGTGAAGTTTAAGTCGGATTTGTGGAAATGGGAAATCGAGACCCATCTCGGAGAAACGCGGCTGACGATGAGAAATCTGCACGAGCATCTTCAATTCCCGGGAGGCAACCGGATCGTTCTGACGGATATGAATGGCAAACGATGCGAGATTGCCGATTGGCGAATCCTAGATGCCCACAGCAGGCGGCAGCTGGAAGATGTCCTTTAA
- a CDS encoding ABC transporter ATP-binding protein yields the protein MSIMDQLPEQLRKQITGELLFSVKTDLLFDGRFGEQWLAVTDQDIKVWQKDGSPAIQLAVSELKEARAVAAVGGGMLLADTVDCPVVIARYTAAMTPVFNFAAKLISALAKREELPVLSERDIPKHCPTCGNPLHEGTKVCQLCMNSGKAAARMLRYAKPYKGHLAAAACMLILTTLVELVPPYLTKVIIDDVLQAQNKGSILLFLILGLGVTTLMLSVMQTVRGYIGVWVGSKLMGDLRRDIYGSLMRLSISFFDRRQTSQFIGRVNSDSEAMRQFMTDGVVFVCGESLRIVAIFVIMLSLDWKLSLFALLPVPVMIAVSMTIWPKIGRRWYQQWRSIFRLNTLVGDSLQGIRVVKAFGREREEMSRYASANVEVVRNNIRMEGLWQFMFPAFNFIAGIGTLLIWYNGGNKVLHENMQLGVLMALVAYLGMLFGPLQWVSQMINWASNAMAAAHRVFEIMDTPSEVPEANRPAALGTIQGLVRFDKVTYGYEKHHPVLKDINLRVRQGEMIGLVGHSGAGKSTFINLICRFYDTDEGDIYIDGISIREISQSDLRKQIGVVLQETFLFDGSIADNIAYSKPDASPEEIMRAAKIANAHEFIVRLPDGYDTRVGERGHKLSGGEKQRVAIARAIIHDPRILILDEATASVDTETEQQIQEAISRLIQGRTTFAIAHRLSTLRNADRLVVLDHGKIVEVGTHEELLGKEKGFYRKLVDAQKELSQIKGVEG from the coding sequence ATGTCCATTATGGATCAACTGCCTGAGCAGCTGCGGAAGCAGATCACAGGAGAATTGCTGTTTAGCGTGAAAACCGACCTGCTGTTCGACGGCCGCTTCGGAGAACAATGGCTGGCAGTAACGGACCAAGACATCAAGGTGTGGCAGAAAGATGGTTCGCCGGCTATCCAGTTAGCAGTAAGCGAATTGAAAGAAGCACGTGCTGTCGCAGCGGTAGGAGGCGGTATGCTGCTCGCGGATACCGTTGATTGTCCCGTTGTTATAGCGCGTTATACGGCAGCAATGACGCCGGTATTCAACTTTGCGGCAAAGCTGATCAGTGCGCTTGCGAAGAGAGAAGAGCTGCCGGTATTATCGGAGCGAGATATTCCTAAGCATTGCCCAACCTGCGGCAATCCGCTTCATGAAGGCACGAAGGTTTGCCAGCTGTGCATGAACAGCGGTAAAGCCGCTGCCCGGATGCTGCGCTACGCCAAGCCCTATAAAGGACATTTGGCAGCAGCAGCCTGCATGCTTATACTGACCACATTGGTTGAGTTGGTCCCGCCATATTTGACAAAAGTCATTATCGACGATGTGCTTCAGGCCCAGAATAAGGGCTCGATATTATTGTTTCTTATTCTCGGGTTAGGCGTTACAACCTTGATGCTGTCAGTCATGCAGACTGTACGTGGATACATCGGCGTATGGGTCGGTTCTAAGCTAATGGGGGATCTTCGCAGGGATATATACGGTTCTTTAATGCGTCTTTCCATCTCGTTCTTCGACCGCCGGCAAACCTCGCAGTTTATCGGGCGCGTGAACAGCGATTCGGAAGCGATGCGGCAGTTCATGACAGACGGAGTCGTCTTTGTGTGCGGAGAATCTTTGCGAATCGTCGCGATATTCGTTATTATGCTGAGCTTGGACTGGAAGTTATCGCTATTTGCGCTGTTGCCCGTACCGGTCATGATCGCAGTGTCGATGACGATCTGGCCGAAGATAGGGCGCCGTTGGTACCAGCAATGGCGCTCAATCTTCCGCTTGAATACGCTTGTTGGCGATTCGTTGCAGGGTATCCGTGTCGTTAAGGCATTTGGCAGGGAACGGGAGGAGATGAGCCGTTATGCAAGTGCCAATGTCGAAGTAGTTCGGAACAATATCCGGATGGAGGGGCTATGGCAGTTCATGTTCCCGGCATTTAATTTTATTGCGGGAATAGGGACGCTGCTCATCTGGTATAACGGCGGTAACAAGGTGCTTCATGAGAATATGCAGCTTGGGGTTCTAATGGCTCTTGTTGCTTATCTCGGCATGTTGTTTGGACCCTTGCAATGGGTCAGCCAAATGATTAACTGGGCAAGCAATGCCATGGCTGCCGCCCACCGGGTATTCGAAATAATGGATACGCCGTCGGAAGTTCCGGAAGCTAATCGTCCAGCAGCTCTTGGGACCATTCAAGGTCTGGTTAGATTCGATAAAGTCACCTATGGCTATGAGAAACATCATCCTGTACTGAAAGACATCAATCTCCGGGTGAGGCAGGGCGAGATGATTGGTCTCGTGGGGCATTCCGGAGCAGGCAAGTCAACCTTTATCAATCTGATCTGCCGGTTCTATGATACGGATGAAGGAGATATCTATATCGACGGTATCTCTATCCGGGAAATCAGCCAATCCGATTTGCGGAAGCAGATCGGGGTTGTGCTTCAGGAGACGTTCCTGTTCGACGGTTCCATAGCGGATAATATTGCATATTCGAAGCCCGATGCTTCGCCCGAGGAGATTATGCGGGCAGCCAAAATTGCGAATGCGCATGAGTTTATTGTCCGTCTGCCGGACGGCTACGACACACGCGTAGGGGAACGAGGGCATAAACTTTCCGGTGGCGAGAAGCAGCGCGTGGCAATTGCAAGGGCCATTATCCATGATCCACGCATTCTGATTCTGGATGAAGCGACGGCATCCGTTGATACGGAAACGGAACAGCAGATTCAGGAGGCGATCTCCCGGCTTATCCAAGGGCGGACAACATTCGCCATCGCCCACCGGCTGTCTACACTCCGCAATGCTGACCGGCTGGTCGTATTGGACCATGGCAAAATTGTTGAGGTCGGCACCCACGAAGAGCTTCTGGGCAAGGAAAAAGGGTTTTACCGCAAGCTTGTGGATGCGCAGAAAGAGCTGTCTCAGATTAAGGGGGTAGAAGGCTGA